TTTATTACGATGATAAGCAATATCAGCAGCAAAATAAGTAACTAAACCATTGGAACGCACCAAAACCTCATCTTTGTCTTCCCCTAATTCTAACCATAAAGCGCCCTCTTTTTCATAAACTACACCACTATCCTCAAGCCTTTCCAAACAATCTTCAATTTCACCACTTTCATGTAAACTTTGTTCACTAAACCAACAATCATATTCAACCCCAAATTGTTTTAAATCTTCCCTAATAGCCCCCAGCTTTTCTGTCAAGGCCTTTTCAATCAAAAACTCTCTACGCAACTCCGGAGCCACGTTTAAATAAGTATCTCCCACCTCAGCAATAATTTTAGCCACAGTTTGTTTTAAATCTTCACCATGATAACCTTCTGTCGGGAATTCAACCTTTTCACCTAATAATTCTAAATAACGTGCTTCTAAAGATTTACCGAAATTTTCAATTTGATTACCAGCATCATTAATATAAAATTCCCGTGTTACCTGATAACCTGCTGCTGCCAACAAATTACTCAAAGTATCACCCAAAGCAGCTCCCCGAGCATTACCCATATGTAAAAGCCCAGTAGGATTAGCACTAACAAACTCCACTTGTATTTTTTCACCTTGACCATAATTGGAATGACCATATTGTTCATCAGCCGCGATAGCCTTGGGTAATATTTCCACCAACCAATCTTTTTCCAAATAAAAATTAATAAAACCAGGGCCTGCAACCACTGTTTTTCCCAACTTATTTATCCCCGGACACAAATTATTAACTATAATTTGAGCAATTTCGCGCGGGGCTTTTTTCTCTACCTTACTTAATAATAAAGCGACATTAGTGGCCCAATCACCATGAGATTTATCACGCGGTTTTTCCACAATAAAAGTGGGCCATTCATTTAACTGTAATAGCCCTTTTGCTTGCACTAATTTTAAGGTTTCCTTTAAAACTCCCTCTATTTCCTCTTTTTTTGCTTTAAAAAGATCCATTCCCCAATTCCCCCCCATCCCAATTATATTGTGCTTTTAAAGTTAATGTCAATCCTTGCTCACAATTAAATAAAGGCACTAAATCCAGTGCCTTTATGTTTACCACTCCTGTTTTTTAGCCGGCCGAGTATATAAATCATCATAGATACTACCATAAATCACAACCTTTTCATCCTGACAAATTTCTCCGATTTCTTTTCCACAAGGAGCCACAATAGCCCTTACTAAATATTCTCCATCCGGCAATTCTACCTCAGTATAATATTTTCTCTCCCAAATGGTTTCACCATCCGAAAAAACATAAGCTTCCTCCGGCAACTTCCACACCGTAATTTCCCGATCCTTTTCCTGCCTTTTTTCTACAGGCTCTAATCTAATAATTTCCCCCCGATCATGAAACTGTACCACCACCTCACCAGGCCCCTCAAAACTACCCCCTTTAGCTCTAGCTGCCCGCGGCACCTTAGTTTCCCAATCAGTCCAATAAATCGTCTTTACCACCACCTCAAATCCATAACCCGAACGAGTAATCTGATTAGGATCCCGGCCATAAAACTTTCCACCCCGTTGTGTAGCGGGATAAATCTCCCAATAGCCCCGACTTTCTCTGCCCCTATCTTCACACTGTTTAGTATTAATCTCCAAGATTACCTCCAGGCTTTCCCGATAATTTACAGTCTCTGTTCTAGTACGCCAACAAGTAGAAGGATGATAAACCCCATTTTCATCAAAATAACTACAATCATAACTTACCCGCCAAGAATAAGTCTCCAGCCACTCATTCTCACACAAATTCATAAATAAACAATCCGGTTTAACCAAATCTGGCTTTTCAACTTCCACCACTATTTCTTTCCAATTATTTCCCAAATCAATTTCACCC
Above is a genomic segment from Clostridia bacterium containing:
- a CDS encoding arginine--tRNA ligase, encoding MDLFKAKKEEIEGVLKETLKLVQAKGLLQLNEWPTFIVEKPRDKSHGDWATNVALLLSKVEKKAPREIAQIIVNNLCPGINKLGKTVVAGPGFINFYLEKDWLVEILPKAIAADEQYGHSNYGQGEKIQVEFVSANPTGLLHMGNARGAALGDTLSNLLAAAGYQVTREFYINDAGNQIENFGKSLEARYLELLGEKVEFPTEGYHGEDLKQTVAKIIAEVGDTYLNVAPELRREFLIEKALTEKLGAIREDLKQFGVEYDCWFSEQSLHESGEIEDCLERLEDSGVVYEKEGALWLELGEDKDEVLVRSNGLVTYFAADIAYHRNKFERGFSKVINIWGADHHGHVARMKGAIQALGYDSQRLKIVLMQLVHLWRGGQRIKMSKRSGTYITLAELIAEVGRDAARFFFVMRSPDSHLDFDLDLAREESAANPVYYVQYAHARIHSILKAETCEELQPDFTLLKTEEELALIEKIAEFPGEIVEAALNCEPHRLTHYAQELAALFHSFYNRQRVLVKEPALRQARLGLIDAVRITLRNVLSLLGVSAPERM